The uncultured Desulfuromonas sp. genome has a segment encoding these proteins:
- a CDS encoding ATP-binding protein → MGNKEHLLQQLTGVDSSKLNYYVELKKKNEEILKQNTLLEILHQLTRDINIHMTIEDILDRTFIKLPQAIPCDFLSVATLSMERLSLKAAVPSDFCTMDELPKDSYSWQVVRSKKAASFDPATSYLSQMHQKDIYPIELKSLAIAPMFVRSEVIGVLLVASFNRDAYQEEELASIQHLADHLSISIQNSRLYTQVSRAKQEWEQTFRAVTDPIVLVDLDYNVILHNGHLPEQMRKTWEQTSSNKCYACLHGLDEPCADCPMEEMQKTLQPQHIRIHDESGLTLDRSHYPVLTDKGQMVAMTIILKDVTEKVKMEAQLVQSAKLAAIGEMAAGVAHELNSPMTVIIGTAQLLARELAEQDFGEEIDDIINCGRRCKRIIQNLLTFSRQDQIAVSATDLNSEVERVLSLIQYQINRNQIRIIADLDPKLPNMTANGPQIQQVLTNLLVNARDALDSQVDEEKVIHVRTHVREKDGKRWAIISVEDNGCGIEEKDLQKIFTPFFTSKDATKGTGLGLSVSLGIAQGHNGTIEVQSTPGKGSVFSLVLPETEEE, encoded by the coding sequence ATGGGCAACAAGGAACATCTGTTACAGCAACTGACCGGCGTGGATTCTTCCAAGCTCAACTACTATGTGGAGCTGAAGAAGAAAAACGAGGAGATTCTCAAGCAGAACACCCTGCTGGAGATCCTCCACCAGTTGACCCGTGACATCAACATCCACATGACCATTGAGGATATTCTCGACCGGACATTTATCAAGTTGCCCCAGGCCATTCCCTGCGACTTCCTCAGTGTCGCCACCCTGTCCATGGAACGCCTCAGTCTTAAAGCCGCCGTTCCCAGCGACTTCTGCACCATGGACGAGCTGCCCAAAGATTCCTACAGCTGGCAGGTGGTGCGCAGTAAAAAGGCCGCCAGCTTTGATCCGGCCACCAGTTACCTGTCGCAGATGCACCAGAAGGATATCTATCCCATAGAGCTGAAATCCCTGGCCATCGCACCGATGTTCGTGCGTTCCGAGGTGATCGGCGTGTTGCTGGTGGCCAGCTTCAACCGCGACGCCTACCAGGAAGAGGAGCTGGCGTCGATTCAACACCTGGCCGATCATTTGTCGATCAGCATTCAGAATTCACGCCTCTACACCCAGGTTTCACGCGCCAAACAGGAATGGGAGCAGACCTTTCGCGCCGTCACCGATCCCATTGTGCTGGTCGATCTGGATTACAACGTCATCCTGCACAATGGCCACTTGCCGGAACAGATGCGCAAAACATGGGAGCAGACCAGCAGCAACAAATGTTATGCCTGCCTGCACGGTCTTGATGAACCCTGTGCGGACTGCCCGATGGAGGAGATGCAGAAAACCCTCCAGCCGCAGCATATCCGCATCCATGACGAATCAGGACTCACCCTCGACCGCTCCCACTATCCGGTGCTCACCGACAAGGGACAGATGGTGGCCATGACCATCATCCTCAAGGACGTGACGGAAAAGGTCAAAATGGAAGCCCAGCTGGTGCAGTCGGCCAAGCTGGCCGCCATTGGCGAGATGGCCGCCGGGGTCGCCCATGAGCTGAACAGCCCGATGACGGTGATCATCGGCACCGCCCAATTGCTGGCCCGTGAGTTGGCGGAACAGGATTTCGGCGAGGAAATCGACGATATCATCAACTGTGGACGCCGCTGCAAACGGATCATCCAGAACCTGCTGACCTTCTCACGTCAGGATCAGATTGCCGTCAGCGCCACCGATCTCAACAGTGAAGTGGAACGGGTCCTCAGTCTGATTCAGTATCAGATCAACCGCAACCAGATCCGCATTATTGCCGATCTCGATCCCAAGCTGCCGAATATGACCGCCAACGGCCCGCAGATCCAGCAGGTGCTGACCAATCTGCTGGTCAATGCCCGCGACGCTCTCGACAGCCAGGTCGACGAGGAGAAAGTGATCCACGTCCGCACCCATGTCCGGGAAAAAGACGGCAAACGCTGGGCCATAATCAGTGTCGAGGACAACGGCTGCGGCATTGAGGAAAAAGACCTGCAGAAGATTTTCACACCGTTCTTCACCAGCAAGGATGCCACCAAAGGCACCGGGCTGGGGCTATCGGTCAGCCTGGGGATTGCCCAGGGACACAACGGTACCATCGAAGTACAAAGCACGCCGGGAAAGGGCAGTGTTTTTTCGCTGGTGTTGCCGGAAACGGAAGAAGAATAA
- a CDS encoding sigma-54 dependent transcriptional regulator, with the protein MATINILIIDDETDVCNFFRRLLKYKGYQVTTATNEPQALQALEEKNFQVALVDLKLPDTDGLTLLSLIKSRQPHCEVIIMTGYSTIKTAVSAMQQGAYEYVEKPFEEISEIEELIDRAVAYGTSRQQGNHSEEEWSEVADSVGFKVGSSLAMRRTVSLAYKIAKKNINVLIQGKTGTGKEVMARFIHAASNRADQSFIAVNCGALPENLLDSELFGHEKGAFTGGHRTRRGIFELANHGTLLLDEIGDASPLIQVKLLRVLETGEFMRVGGETPIKTNVRVIAATNVDLERAIDEKTFREDLYYRLNVVKVEIPSLEERREDISQLAEFFVKQLNPNLSLAPATLERLNSYSWPGNIRELANCMRRAIVLCNDEVIQPNHLGERLGSRNEQSGLVPGPDNDPQQQVNPPQSLENFWEKYGNEEVLEAMSPGELHQMWHSLRGLEKTLTSIMARKNLLPPSHQGLKDSEKETIQDALEQHRWNITETAKSLGIARNTLHRKIKKYNLRFKKS; encoded by the coding sequence TTGGCTACAATCAACATACTGATTATCGATGACGAAACGGATGTGTGTAATTTTTTCCGCCGCCTGCTCAAGTACAAAGGCTATCAGGTCACCACGGCGACCAACGAGCCCCAGGCCCTGCAGGCTCTGGAGGAAAAAAATTTCCAGGTAGCGCTGGTCGACCTCAAGCTGCCCGATACCGACGGATTGACGCTGCTGTCGCTGATCAAAAGTCGTCAACCCCATTGCGAAGTGATCATCATGACCGGCTACAGCACCATCAAAACAGCGGTGAGTGCCATGCAGCAGGGGGCCTACGAATATGTGGAAAAACCCTTTGAAGAGATCAGTGAAATTGAGGAACTGATTGACCGGGCCGTGGCCTACGGCACCAGTCGCCAGCAGGGCAACCACTCCGAAGAGGAATGGTCGGAGGTCGCCGATTCGGTGGGGTTTAAAGTGGGCAGTTCCCTGGCCATGCGTCGCACCGTGTCTCTGGCTTATAAAATTGCCAAGAAAAATATCAACGTGTTGATTCAGGGTAAGACCGGCACCGGCAAGGAAGTGATGGCGCGTTTTATCCACGCGGCCTCCAACCGCGCCGACCAGTCGTTCATTGCCGTCAACTGCGGCGCCCTGCCGGAAAACCTGCTCGACAGCGAGCTGTTCGGCCATGAAAAAGGCGCCTTTACCGGCGGTCACCGCACCCGGCGCGGCATCTTCGAACTGGCCAACCACGGCACCCTGCTGCTCGACGAGATCGGTGATGCCAGTCCGCTGATTCAGGTGAAATTGCTGCGCGTGCTGGAAACCGGTGAATTCATGCGTGTTGGTGGCGAGACACCGATCAAAACCAATGTGCGCGTCATTGCCGCGACCAACGTCGATCTGGAACGCGCCATCGACGAAAAGACCTTTCGCGAGGACCTTTACTACCGGCTCAATGTGGTCAAGGTGGAGATCCCCTCTCTGGAAGAACGCCGTGAAGATATCAGTCAGTTGGCCGAATTCTTTGTCAAACAGCTCAACCCCAACCTGTCGCTCGCTCCGGCGACTCTGGAACGACTCAACAGTTACAGCTGGCCGGGGAATATCCGTGAACTGGCTAACTGTATGCGTCGCGCCATTGTGCTGTGCAACGACGAGGTGATCCAGCCCAACCATCTCGGCGAACGACTCGGCAGTCGCAATGAGCAGAGCGGCCTGGTTCCCGGTCCTGACAATGACCCTCAACAACAGGTCAACCCGCCGCAGTCGTTGGAAAACTTCTGGGAAAAGTACGGCAATGAAGAGGTGCTTGAAGCGATGAGTCCCGGAGAGTTGCACCAGATGTGGCACTCGTTACGCGGTCTGGAAAAAACCCTCACCTCCATTATGGCCCGTAAAAACCTGCTGCCGCCGAGTCACCAGGGGCTTAAGGACAGTGAAAAGGAAACGATTCAGGATGCTCTGGAACAGCACCGCTGGAACATTACCGAGACCGCGAAGAGTCTGGGCATTGCCCGCAACACGCTGCATCGAAAAATAAAAAAATATAATCTGCGTTTTAAGAAGTCCTGA
- a CDS encoding NUDIX hydrolase, which yields MADQLICPHCGKPVKEYRNPFPTVDIIIRQGDSIVLIERKNEPLGWALPGGFVDYGESFEQAAVREAKEETGLTLKNLAQFRAYSDPNRDPRQHNISVVFTAEGDGVLCGGDDAATAKLFPLDNLPNPLCFDHATIIDDYLKAGRDS from the coding sequence ATGGCTGACCAACTGATTTGCCCGCACTGCGGCAAACCCGTGAAAGAATATCGCAACCCTTTTCCCACCGTGGATATCATCATCCGTCAGGGCGACAGTATTGTCCTGATCGAGCGTAAAAATGAACCACTCGGCTGGGCGTTGCCCGGCGGCTTCGTTGATTACGGCGAGAGCTTTGAACAGGCCGCCGTGCGCGAAGCCAAAGAGGAAACCGGCCTGACCCTGAAAAACCTCGCCCAGTTCCGCGCCTATTCCGATCCGAATCGTGATCCACGCCAACACAACATCTCTGTGGTGTTCACGGCCGAAGGCGACGGGGTTTTGTGCGGCGGAGACGATGCGGCAACAGCCAAGCTGTTTCCCCTCGATAATCTGCCGAATCCCTTGTGTTTTGACCACGCCACCATCATTGATGATTATCTCAAGGCCGGTAGGGACTCTTAA
- a CDS encoding radical SAM/SPASM domain-containing protein, whose translation MTPVIPTTAAPLPVPALRPLPSKLFVETTTFCNLSCPMCVKHAEGSTIEEGHISQATFDALKPAFAHLDALFLNGIGEPLLHPRLTAFIAQARSAMPAAGWIGFQSNGLLFTAENAREILDAGANRICLSIDSLSPALFKKIRQGGQVGAVQRAFAFLNEARRHTPTSNVKLGMELVVVQENVHELPELIRWAAKQGVDFALVTQMLPYDARYCDNVAYDINTDAAIAIFEHGCQKARRQGIDLVAWLHNTWSRQKPGDDFVRRLIQQMKSQARDQGVFFNLTTLTARSRQRQQQVAEHFERARQTAKACGLDLSLPSLVATQQRHCAFVEDGGAFVSWDGNVHPCYNLWHNYRCFLNGWENRIATRQFGNVTDQGLEALWNRDDFVRFRRNVLDYDYPFCSCCPVAPCDYIDNEAFEEDCYLRSEPCGTCLWAMGLLQCLH comes from the coding sequence ATGACACCTGTAATTCCCACAACTGCCGCGCCTTTGCCGGTACCGGCACTGCGCCCGTTACCCAGCAAGCTGTTTGTTGAAACCACGACCTTTTGCAATTTATCCTGCCCGATGTGCGTCAAACATGCCGAAGGCAGCACCATTGAAGAAGGTCACATTTCCCAGGCAACGTTTGACGCACTGAAACCGGCCTTTGCTCATTTGGACGCCCTGTTTCTCAACGGCATCGGCGAACCGTTGCTGCACCCACGGCTGACCGCGTTTATCGCCCAGGCGCGCTCCGCTATGCCTGCCGCCGGCTGGATCGGTTTTCAATCCAACGGCCTGCTGTTTACTGCGGAAAATGCCCGGGAGATCCTTGACGCCGGAGCCAACCGCATCTGCCTGTCCATTGATTCTCTCAGTCCGGCGCTGTTCAAAAAAATCCGTCAGGGCGGACAGGTCGGGGCCGTTCAACGCGCGTTTGCCTTTCTCAACGAAGCACGCCGCCACACGCCGACCAGCAACGTCAAACTCGGCATGGAGCTGGTGGTGGTTCAGGAAAACGTCCACGAACTGCCGGAGCTGATCCGCTGGGCCGCCAAGCAGGGGGTGGACTTTGCCCTGGTCACCCAGATGCTGCCCTATGATGCGCGCTACTGCGACAATGTCGCCTATGACATCAATACCGATGCGGCCATCGCCATCTTTGAACACGGTTGTCAAAAGGCCCGCCGCCAGGGCATCGACCTGGTGGCCTGGCTGCACAACACCTGGAGCCGGCAAAAGCCCGGTGATGATTTTGTCCGCCGGCTGATTCAGCAGATGAAAAGCCAGGCCCGCGACCAGGGGGTGTTTTTCAATCTCACCACCCTCACTGCCCGTTCACGACAACGCCAACAGCAGGTTGCCGAACACTTTGAACGCGCCCGACAAACCGCTAAAGCGTGCGGCTTGGATTTAAGCCTGCCCTCCCTGGTCGCGACTCAGCAGCGCCATTGTGCGTTTGTTGAAGATGGCGGAGCCTTTGTCAGTTGGGACGGCAACGTCCATCCCTGTTACAACTTGTGGCACAATTACCGCTGTTTTCTCAACGGCTGGGAAAACCGCATTGCCACCCGCCAGTTCGGTAACGTCACGGATCAGGGTCTTGAAGCGCTGTGGAACCGCGACGACTTTGTTCGCTTCCGCCGTAATGTGCTCGACTATGACTATCCGTTTTGCAGCTGTTGCCCGGTGGCGCCGTGCGACTATATTGACAATGAGGCCTTTGAAGAGGACTGTTATTTGCGCAGCGAACCCTGCGGCACCTGCCTGTGGGCGATGGGCTTACTGCAGTGCCTTCACTAG
- a CDS encoding YIP1 family protein: protein MTQATCECGTLRQKTLETLLFIKEVLLNPANQFRNMPRQGGFIEPLIAIAALGLLAGILRVLVTFYYMVNGAEVGLFTALSSIITTPITVVAFCYIGAFLLSVAMKLLGADSSLETAFRVTSYLAIVSPAAVILTAIPYIGNIVVLAVLAYLLVIAAIEVYQLKSNTAWMVFGIGFAALALLSVVSDYRRQPQPDTVQPAAIETQAPEAHH from the coding sequence ATGACTCAGGCAACTTGTGAGTGCGGAACATTACGGCAAAAAACTCTGGAGACGCTTCTTTTTATCAAGGAGGTGCTCCTCAATCCGGCGAACCAATTTCGCAACATGCCCCGTCAGGGCGGTTTTATTGAACCCCTGATCGCCATTGCGGCATTGGGCCTATTGGCCGGGATTCTGCGCGTTCTCGTCACGTTTTATTACATGGTCAACGGTGCTGAAGTCGGCTTATTCACAGCGTTGTCGTCGATCATCACCACGCCGATTACCGTGGTGGCTTTTTGCTATATCGGAGCGTTTCTGCTCAGTGTCGCCATGAAACTGCTCGGTGCCGATTCATCGTTGGAGACGGCCTTTCGCGTCACCAGCTATCTGGCCATCGTCAGTCCGGCTGCTGTGATCCTGACCGCGATTCCCTACATCGGCAATATCGTGGTTCTGGCCGTTCTCGCCTATCTGCTGGTGATCGCCGCCATCGAAGTTTACCAGCTCAAGAGCAACACGGCCTGGATGGTTTTCGGCATCGGTTTTGCCGCGTTGGCGCTGCTTTCCGTGGTTTCGGACTATCGCCGGCAACCTCAACCGGACACGGTTCAACCCGCTGCCATTGAGACGCAGGCCCCTGAAGCACATCACTGA